Proteins from one Chitinophaga oryzae genomic window:
- a CDS encoding tRNA1(Val) (adenine(37)-N6)-methyltransferase translates to MKVCTDACIQGAFTAQYLASGAITVSAILDIGAGTGLLSLMLAQQVSVPVTAVELDPAAATQAAANFQASPWADRLVLTQQDIRKMPEGTPYDFIITNPPFYEAALKSGHAQKDQAMHATNLGYGELLTVIDRQLAPGGECSVLLPYVEFEVFRGLASAKGYHLRKVLMVKQSVRHGYFRAVGIFSKTAGDTDTSELSVYDENNRYTPAFEALLRPYYLKL, encoded by the coding sequence ATGAAGGTGTGTACCGATGCGTGCATACAGGGCGCTTTCACGGCGCAGTACCTGGCTTCCGGCGCTATAACGGTGTCGGCTATACTGGACATCGGCGCCGGTACAGGGCTGCTGAGCCTGATGCTGGCGCAGCAGGTATCCGTGCCCGTTACCGCCGTGGAGTTGGACCCTGCCGCTGCGACGCAGGCGGCTGCCAATTTTCAGGCCTCGCCGTGGGCCGACCGGCTGGTGCTAACGCAGCAGGATATACGAAAAATGCCGGAGGGTACGCCGTACGATTTTATTATTACCAACCCGCCTTTTTATGAAGCGGCGTTAAAGAGCGGTCACGCGCAGAAGGACCAGGCCATGCATGCCACCAACCTGGGGTACGGGGAGCTGTTGACCGTGATAGACCGGCAGTTGGCGCCGGGAGGGGAGTGTTCGGTGTTGTTGCCTTATGTGGAGTTTGAAGTCTTCCGGGGGCTGGCATCCGCAAAAGGCTATCATCTCCGGAAAGTATTGATGGTGAAACAGAGTGTGAGACACGGGTATTTCCGTGCGGTGGGCATTTTCAGCAAAACCGCGGGTGATACCGATACTTCTGAATTGTCTGTTTACGATGAAAACAACCGTTACACTCCTGCTTTTGAAGCGTTGTTACGGCCCTATTACCTGAAGTTATAG